The sequence GATCTCCAATTCCGCTTCCCGTAACTTCTGAATGATCTGCTCGACCTGCAAACGCTTCGTGCCCATGATCCCCTCCCTTTTTCAAGTGATGGTCGTCAGTCTACGACTGACGACCGGACTCGTTTAAGGGGGGCAGGTCAGTCGCCCGCATTCCCGCTCGCTGCGAGAATCGTTCCGTCAGGAGGGAATTAAAGATGAGTGTTTGCACTGCCTATGAGTCACATGAATGGATTGTCTACTCGACCGTCGTACGATACGACCCTCTTGGGCCGCAGCGCTCTCGTTACAGTTGGCAGCAAACCTGCTGCCTGATGGTACAGTGCGCTAGCTGCGGAATGGCAGGCGCGGTCTGGGCGCCTACGTCGGCGGAGTGGCTGGCTGCCTTTCATGCTTCTCACCGCCCCTATCGTTGGGCGGACGCGTCCCGTGTAAGGCAGGAGGGTGTAGCCATGCCGGTTATGGTGCGGCGGCAGCCTGGTAAAGTCTGCGAGTGCATTGCTTCGGGGCGAGTTGATGATCCTGGTGAGTACGAACGGCTTCCGGATCCGCGCGAACGCCCACCAAATGACTTCTACCAAAGTGACTCCCCGCTCACCGATCAGGAGAAACGGGATCTCGATGACCTAGCTAATGTGGTTGTTGAGGGCGGGCTGTGTAGCCGCTGGTTCTCGTCTTTCGTTCGGCACTGCGGCCAGCATGCGGAAACCCAAACCTCCCTTGCCGCCCGCGTCATTGCCGGACGCATCGAACACTGGCAGTCCAAAGGCCCGCACATGTCACCCGGTCTCGTCGCCTTTTTGTTGCGTTCGACGATCGCCGTCAGTAGCAGATCTGTTGCCATCATTTGCCGTTGACTACCCCGTGAAGCTACAGTCGAAACCGCGGTAAGCATGTTACTACCTTCGGAGTTGATTGATGCCCAGATACCGCAGCACTACGGATGGTGCCGCCACACTTGTCGGCAAGCTACTGCTCCTCATCGCAGAGAGCCCCGAGACTTCAGCCACGCTGGCCGCGAAGCTCAACGTCTCCTCGCGACAGGTGAACCGCTACATCTTGCAGTTGATCGCGGCAGGGTGGCTGATCGAACGCGAAGGCGAATGGTTGAGACACGACTATCACTTCGTGCTGAAGTCACCAAGGATCGTGATGCCCGCAGTGCCGCAATCGAAGATCAAGCGACCGAAGAAAAAACGAGCGAAGAAGTCTGATAGGAGTTGAACGCCCTCCGATACGTACCAGCCCTGTCGGAGCGAAGCGTAACAAAGAGGCTGGGGATCGTGGAGAAATCAACATGGACGAAATCAAGGTGAAGGTTGTCGAGTTCGGCGACCGCAAGCACTACCAGATGCAGTATTCCGACCCAGTGACGCGTAAGAAGAAGACGCGGTCGACCGAGGTCGAAAAAACGGGGCTCAAAAAGGACCGGAATGAGGCGGAACGCGTCGCGGCGAAGTGGGAGGCTGAACTGCGTGAAGGAAGGTATTCCTCGCCCAGCAAGACTCTTTGGTCGCACTTCCGTGAAAGCTACGAAGCACAGGTTCTGAGCGGCTTGTCAAAACGAACGCTTCAACAAAGCGATATTGCTTTCGACATGGTCGAGCGGCTGTTAAACCCGCAACGTGTCCATGATGTCACGGCACAGCGACTTTCTTGGTTGGCTGCGGAGTTGCGGAAGGAAACGAAAGTTGGCGAGAAAACGAAACCCGGTTTGTCGGAATCGTCGATCAAGAGCTACTTTGCGCATTTGAAGGCGGCTCACCGATGGGCCGAACGTGTTGGCATGATCGCCAAGGCGCCCGTGTTTCCGAAACTGCATCGCGCTTCGAGTAACGATTCCGCGAAGGGACGTGCCTTGAGCGGGGAAGAGTTTGACCGAATGATCGCTGCGGTGCCGAAGGTTGTCGGAGAGGGCCGGGCGGCGGAATGGCAGCGATTCCTACGTGGCCTATGGATGTCGGGCTTTCGCGTCGGCGAATCACTCGTACTGTCTTGGGATGAAGGGGCCGGAATCGTCGTCGACATCGCAGGCCGCAACCCGGTTGCGCACATCGAGGCCGATTCGCAGAAATCGCACCGTAGCGAAACGATTCCCTTGGCACCGGAGTTCGGCGAGCTTCTTAAAGCCGTACCTCCAGATCAGCGCCAGGGGGCCGTGTTCTCGCCGATCGACCAGAAGGGAAAGCGAGCGTCGCTGGAAGTCGCAATTCGCACGATCAGCGAGATTGGCCGGAAGACGAATGCGAAAACTTGGACGAACGCCAAAAGCGGTAAAACAAAGTGTGCGACCGCTCACGATCTACGTCGTTCGTTCGGTACCCGCTGGGCCTCTCGCGTGATGCCCGCCGTCTTGCAGCAAATGATGCGGCATGCGAGCATTCAGACGACGATGCGCTTCTATGTCACCCGCAACGCAGTCACTGCGGGGGATGTGATCCGCGAAGCCTTCGAGAAAACCCAGTCTGGTAACAGTTCTGGTAACAGTTCTGGTAACAGTGCCCCTTCAGCGCATGAAAAAAGCACCCACGAGTCTTAGTCGTAAGTGCTTTAGTCGTATGACACTCGGAAGAGTGCCCCCTTCAGGACTCGAACCTGAAACCCGCTGATTAAGAGTCAGCTGCTCTGCCAATTGAGCTAAGAGGGCGGCGGCGGAAGCCCCTTATCATATCGATTCGCGACCGGCTCTCAAGGGGCCTGACGCTCGTTTTGCCGGCCGAATTTTTGCCTAGCTTTTATCGCGCCAATCGACCCCTT is a genomic window of Planctomycetia bacterium containing:
- a CDS encoding helix-turn-helix domain-containing protein → MPRYRSTTDGAATLVGKLLLLIAESPETSATLAAKLNVSSRQVNRYILQLIAAGWLIEREGEWLRHDYHFVLKSPRIVMPAVPQSKIKRPKKKRAKKSDRS
- a CDS encoding site-specific integrase, with amino-acid sequence MDEIKVKVVEFGDRKHYQMQYSDPVTRKKKTRSTEVEKTGLKKDRNEAERVAAKWEAELREGRYSSPSKTLWSHFRESYEAQVLSGLSKRTLQQSDIAFDMVERLLNPQRVHDVTAQRLSWLAAELRKETKVGEKTKPGLSESSIKSYFAHLKAAHRWAERVGMIAKAPVFPKLHRASSNDSAKGRALSGEEFDRMIAAVPKVVGEGRAAEWQRFLRGLWMSGFRVGESLVLSWDEGAGIVVDIAGRNPVAHIEADSQKSHRSETIPLAPEFGELLKAVPPDQRQGAVFSPIDQKGKRASLEVAIRTISEIGRKTNAKTWTNAKSGKTKCATAHDLRRSFGTRWASRVMPAVLQQMMRHASIQTTMRFYVTRNAVTAGDVIREAFEKTQSGNSSGNSSGNSAPSAHEKSTHES